One genomic window of Arachis stenosperma cultivar V10309 chromosome 10, arast.V10309.gnm1.PFL2, whole genome shotgun sequence includes the following:
- the LOC130956758 gene encoding uncharacterized protein LOC130956758, with amino-acid sequence MVSKDSMFIGWFKANKDFDLARILQDDGEFINVLNEASVWASPNYIRRLFAMLLMLNNIVRPDMVWEQCFHCSVHEIKSITLAKIEKLLQPNGRSLKEITDMLFFDSVDSTEPSDTVFFYELNFDRTELASIPVDLVSQLNRDQRIAFDTIANAISRGAGGFFFVCGYGGTGKTFLWNALSASIKSKGDIVLNVASSGTVALLLPNGRTAHSCFKVPLSVNQDSICNIRQGTPLARLILSAKLIIWDEAHMLNKFCFEALDKCLKDVLRFDCGYNPDAPFGGKIVVL; translated from the exons ATGGTCTCAAAGGATAGTATGTTTATTGGCTGGTTTAAGGCTAACAAAGATTTTGATCTGGCCC GGATATTGCAGGATGATGGGGAATTTATCAATGTACTTAATGAAGCCAGTGTGTGGGCATCACCGAATTATATCAGGAGGTTGTTTGCAATGCTTTTGATGTTAAACAACATTGTGCGCCCTGACATGGTGTGGGAGCAAT GTTTCCACTGTTCCGTTCATGAGATTAAGTCCATCACGCTTGCCAAAATTGAAAAACTTTTGCAGCCGAATGGTAGGAGCCTAAAAGAAATTACTGACATGTTATTTTTTGATTCTGTTGATTCAACTGAACCTTCCGACACAGTCTTTTTTTATGAGCTCAATTTCGACAGGACAGAGTTGGCAAGTATTCCCGTTGATTTGGTTTCCCAGTTGAATCGAGACCAGCGCATTGCGTTCGACACAATAGCGAATGCAATTAGTCGTGGCGCTGGTGGTTTTTTCTTTGTCTGTGGATACGGTGGAACTGGTAAAACTTTTCTATGGAATGCATTGTCTGCTTCAATAAAGTCGAAGGGTGATATTGTTCTCAACGTGGCATCCAGTGGCACTGTAGCGCTGTTGTTGCCTAATGGGCGAACTGCTCATTCATGCTTTAAGGTTCCACTCAGTGTTAACCAGGACTCTATTTGTAATATAAGGCAAGGCACACCCCTTGCGCGTCTTATTTTATCTGCAAAATTAATTATATGGGATGAGGCACATATGTTAAATAAATTTTGCTTCGAAGCACTCGACAAGTGCCTTAAGGATGTTCTTCGTTTTGATTGTGGATATAATCCTGATGCTCCATTTGGTGGAAAAATTGTTGTTCTATGA